GACGCCGTTGTCCGTGATCCTCGGCCCGCCGCCGTTGGCGTGCTACGCAGGATGCTGACAGGGACATAGCAAGGGACTTGCCAGCTTGCTCCCGGGGACACACAAGGGTGGTTCAACCCGCTTTTCTAGCTATGCCTATGTTTTTAAATCAACAGTTTGCGGTTATTTGATGAGATCGCCTGGAGAATTTATGGCCTCGCGCAACGCGATCAAACTGGTTTGCTGCTGAGCCAATGCCGTGCATGGGAGCGCTTGGTTGAGCGTTTTTGGTTCGTGTTGCCGGCTCAGGATGCCGGCTGCACCTGGGCTTCTTCGACATAATCGCGCAGCCAGCGCAGCACTTCGACGGCCTCCCAGCGAGCCGGATCGAACAGCGCGTAAGCCAATCCCTGATAGCCGACCACATCCAGCTGCCGGTGATAACCAGCACGCTGCAGCAGCGCTTCGATCTCGGCGAAGCAGGTGTTGAAATGCTGACGGTTAAAGGGCGTGCGGTTCTCGGTAACGATGCCTTCGAGCAGCAACTCCTCGACCATCTCACGAACACGCTCCAGCGGCATGCGGTTCACTCGGTGTTTCAGCTGCAGTACGTCCAGCATGATGCTGCTCCTGATTGCTTGGTCATTTACTGCGGAATAGGGTAATCGAAAAATACTGTACAAATAAACAGTGCTGAGTGATAGTGGCTCCATTCGGAGACAACAACCCGCTCATCCTGTGGATGGGCGCCTTGCGAGAGGGTATTGGCAATGCAACAGATGCTGATGACGATTGTGCTATTGGCCCTGCTGGGCGGCTGCGCGCAACCGCAGATCGAACGACCACAGGCCAATGGCGCCTATCTGGTGATCGAGGGCGAGCAGGCCTGGGCCGTGCTGGTGTCAGATGGTCAGCGTGTCGAAGAGGTGGGGATAGTGCTCGACGTGATCCACCTGCCAAGTCATCACTCCAACATTGCGGCCAGCTATGTGATCGAGACGCCCAATTGCGGCAAGCTGCAGTGGCTAACCGAGCGCCATGGTGCTGCCGAGGGTGAAACCACGTTGCTGCCGGTGGCCTTCAATGAACAATTGAGCCAGCCGGGCTGCGTGCTGGCCCAGGGGCTTAGCAGAGCCTGGACTGCGCTGGATTATTCCGGCTGATGCGAGTCAGGCGCGCCGAGCGTAGGGACGCTCGACGACGCGCAAAGAAAAAGCGCCGCGACCTCGACGGAAGCGGCGCTTTTTATGGGGGCTATATCGCGCGTGCTTACAGCAGGTGCTGCTTGTCCATTTCGATGGCCGCGTCGAGCGTTTCCAGCAGCGCCTTGCGCACTTTCAGTTTGGTGTTCTTGTGTGCGGTCATGTTGATCTTCTTCATCTGCTGCGCTGCAGCCTGGGCGGTGGCCAGAAGTTGCTCGGCCGGTACCACCTTGTCCAGAAAGCCGGCATCCAGGGCACCTGCAGGGTCGAACATCTCGCCATTGATCACCGAGCGATGGAAGGCCGACTTGTGCAGGCGATCACGGGCCAGTTCGATACCGACGTGGTGCATGGTCATGCCGATCTGCACTTCGTTCAGGCCGATGCTGAACGGGCCTTCGACGCCGATACGGTAATCGCTGGACAGCAGGATGAAGGCTCCCTTGGCTACGGCATGGCCAGGGCAGGCCACGATGATCGGAAAGGGGTGGGCGAGCATACGCCGCGCCAGAGTCGAACCAGCTGCTACCAAGTTGATCGCGTTCTGCGGACCTGAGGTCATCACCTTAAGGTCGTAGCCACCGGAAAGAATGCCCGGTTGCCCGGTGATGATGACGACGGCGCGATCCTGCTCGGCGCGATCGAGCGCAGCATTGAAGGCGGCGATCACGTCAGGCGAGATCGCGTTCACCTTGCCATTGCTCAGGGTGAGGGTGGCGATGCCATCTTCGAGTTGATAGCTGATCAGGTCGCTCATGGCAGTTTTCCTTGTTTGAGCCGCAGGCTGAATGTCGGCAGAAGGTACTCAGCCCAATCGCTCCGGTAAAGCGCCGTGACTGACCAGTGGGTCAGTGTTTTTGCCTATCGTGGCGATGCCTCATGGCAATTGTCGGGAGAGGAGGCCCGGCTATTAGGGTGGGCAGCGATCTGAAGGAGCTGTCCATGAACATCCTGTCCTCCATCCTTTATACAGTCGCCATAACTGGCCTGCTGCTAGGGTCGGTCGCTCTCTGCGGCACCCTCTACCTGCGCAGCCCCGCTGGGGTGTTGCTGCTGTTCGGCATGGAGCTGTTCATGTCCCTGGGTTTCCTGCTATTTGGCCACCTGCGTTTCGACGAAACGCCTGCCGACGACCCCGAGGAAACCACGTTGCGCTCTTAAGCGCATGAATCCTTTAAAAAAATTTGCCATTCGAAAAACATTCGACTACATTAGCGCACCTCGACAGGCTACACGCCAAAAACGTCGAGATCCGGTGAAGTGTCCGAGTGGTTGAAGGAGCACGCCTGGAAAGTGTGTATACGGGAAACCGTATCAAGAGTTCGAATCTCTTCTTCACCGCCACTTTCGCAGTACCTAAAGCCCTGAAAGCTGAGAAGTTTTCGGGGCTTTTTGCTTTTCAGCTTCCGGCAGGTGTCGAAGAAGTGTCGAAAAGCGGATTCAAGGTCAATGCATCCTGCAGATGGTCCGGCGACAGGTGCGCATAGCGCATGGTCATTGCCAGAGACGTATGCCCCAGGATCTTCTGTAGCGTCAGAATGTTCCCGCCCCGCATGACGAAGTGACTGGCGAAGGTGTGCCGCAGTACGTGCGTGGCCTGGCCGGCCGGGAGCTTGATCGAGGTCTTTTCCAGTACACGGCTAAAGGTCAGCATGCAGTTGGTGAACAGACCGTGCCGCTTGAAGTAGACGTGTAGTGCCTTCTCCAGTGCGTTATCGATAGGAATCGACCGGGTTCGCTTCGACTTGGTGTTGGCAAAGGTCACCATGCCGTTTCGCACTCGTTCAGGTGTCAGCGCCTGGGCTTCTCCCCATCGGGCACCCGTACTCAGACAGACGCGAGCGATCAGGCCGAGGGCAGGGCTTGTCGTGCGGGCATCCAGTGCTTCGAGCAGTTCCTGGATCTGGCAGGTAGAAAGGAACGAGATAGGACGTTCCTGCAAACGTAGCGGGCGAACCTTGGCCAACGGGTTCGGATAGTCGATATCGCCCAGTCGGTGCAGCTCGTTGAACATGGCTTTCAGGTAGCCGAGACGGTTGTTCAGCGTCTTGCCCTGGATGCCAGCCTTGAGCAGTGCGCTTCGCGTTTCACAGAAGGCGTTGCCGGTGAGCTTGACCGCGATGGGATCGCCCAGGTCTTTAGCGAGGTTCTGCAAGGTGCGGAGGATCGCAGCACCGTCAGCCAGGGCATGGCCGTGCAGCTCGTGATACCGGGCGCAGAGTTCGGAGAGGCGGCGACGGTCTTTCGGTTTTGGCGTCCACGCTGGCGAGTCTATGCAGTTGGCCCGGCAGGTGGCTTCGAAGCGCTGAGCCTCACCCTTGGTTTTGAAGGTCTTGCGGAAACGGCGGCCCTTGATGGGTTCGACATCGACTTTCCAGCGACCGTCAGGCAGTTGCTCGACAGCCATCAGACAGCACGCCCCCAACGCACATGCCGTTCTTCAAGGATGCCCTTGATGTGCTTGTACAACCCGTCTTCATCCATGCCCTTGGCGGCATAGTGGTCGCGGATCACCGGCCAGCACTCCCAATCCTTGAGCCGGTGAAATGCTCGCCTAGCGCCCACTCGCTCCCGTGCCAGCAGGCTGACGAAGTTTCCCAGGAACAGCTCGACGTTTTTGCCGGAGAAGCCCCGCGAGGTCTTGTATTGGCGCTTGTACTCGGTTTCATCCACCAGGGAATCGACCGGCAGATCCACGCGCACGTCTTCACGGATCAGCGTCCAGATGGGTTCGAAGTAGCCGGGGCGAGCCAGTAGCTTAAATTGGCGCAGGCCATAGCGCCACAGGCCGTCGAGGTGCGGTGCGAAGGCGGCATAGCTGTTGGTTTCGATGGTCTGGCCGGTCAGCAGATCGAACGAGCCTGAGGCGAATTGCTGGATCACCGAGTGGTGGTAACGCAGCTCGACACGCCAGACGTCTTGCTCCGGGTTGTAGTTATCGGGGTCGGCTTCATCGAAGCTGTCGCGACGCCTCCAGACGCCTTCCCAATAGTCGAGCTTGTCGATGGCCCGGGCCTGTTCGGTTTTGTTGTAGATCGCCAATTGAACACCACCGGCAGAGCCGAACATGTAGGTTTCGCCACGTCCGTAGACGCTGCTTTTGGTGTCCCAGGTGATTTCCTTGATGCCGGAAATATCACGGGCAGCACGCGCACGACAGTGCATGCGGGCGACCAGATCAGAAGGGGGCGTCCAACCTTGCAGGTCTAGCGCGAGGTGAACCGCGCATTGGTTGCGCTCGACGTTGGTCAGGACGTGGCTGGCGTAGTAGTCCATGCGCTCTTGCAGGCGCTCGGGGCAGAACTGGTCGATGGCATGCGGAGATACCTCGATTTTCAGGTGTGGCCCGATGTTCTCGATTTTTGCGTTGAAGTTCTTCACCAGCAGGATGATGCCCAGGTCAGCATTCTGGAGCTTGTACTGGTAGCCAGAGTCCTTGCTGACACGCCCGGAGTGCCAGCGCTGGCCAGCGAAATCGACGATGCTCCCCGGCTTGTCGAACAGACACATGATTTCCGGGCGGATCAGACCGCGATACAACTGGCGGACAGTATCGACACTGCAGGCCAGGATTCGAACTTTCGACAGGTCGGTGATACGAGCGGTTGAGCTATCGAAGAACAGGCGACCGGTCGGAGTCACTTGGAACTCATGATTTACCCGGATCAGGTCTTTAACTGCCATTTTTCAAATGCTCCAAATAGTGCTGAATTGAAACGTTTAACCTTGGTTTATCTGACGTGTTACAGGGGCGTCAGCGCCGGCGCGGCGGCGCACACGCGCGCTCGTGCCTCGCACGCAACCACGCCGCCGCGCATGGCGTTCCGTTGCTGCTTGCTCACAGGGCACCCTGATAGCCGCTCAGCGACGGCCATGCAGCGCCTACCGGTGCGTTAGCGCTGGCAGAAGGGGCAGGGCGCGAGGGCTGGTTTGGGGGAGGCTGTTGCTCTGGCTGTGTCTGAGCAATCTGGCCGTTCGGATCGGGCAGGTGATCAGGCTTTGCAGGATCGAACGCGCCTTCTTCGACGTAGGCCATGCAGGCTTCGAAGGACACCACCGCTCGGGTGCCCTGTTGGGTGTTGCAGCGACAGCCGTAGACCTTCCCGTCGCGGTAGCCGAGGGTGAGTCGCTTGTGGTTCCTGGCCACCATTTCAGGGTCGGTCGAGTACATGCAGGACAGGCGTGGATAGGTGACGGGCCGGGTGATTTCGTCGTAGATCGGCGCCGAGCTGGGTACATCGGGCAGGCGCGGCACCCGCATGGCTATGTACTCTTCAGGCGATAGGGGCGCGCTGTTGTTCGGGGCTGGCTGTTGCGCCACGGGTTCGCCGGTCGGTGACGTGGCGCGCGTCTGTTCGACGGGGTCGGCCTGGGGCTTGGGCGGGGCTATGCGCCGTTCATAGATGCCATAGCCAAAGTAGGCGATGCCGATGATGCAGGCGATAAAGACGAACAGCGCCCGAGGCGGCTTGAACTTCATGTGATGTTCAGAGCCTTCAGCCACGGACTGGTACACGCCGAAGTACTTCTTATCGAGCAGGATGCGCGTGGCCTGGCCGTCGCTGAAGTCGTTCTTCTTCTCGACGTCCATGTTCACGCGCTCGAACTCCCAGCGCTTGATGACCTTGCCCTTGTGGCCTCGCACGTAGTGGATATGCGAGTTGCACAGCTTGCGGAAGTGGGTGTCGATCAGGCCGGGGTTCTGGGTGATGCAGTGCAGCTCATGGCCGCGATGGCGCATGGTTTCCAGGGCGCTGGCGTAGGCAGGCACGGCAGATCCAGCAGGACGCACCCGGAAGAAGGTCTGCGCTTCGTCGATGACGATCATCGCGTTCTGCGGCAGTTCGTACCATTTCTGCGGATCGTCGAACTCTTGCCAGACCGCCTCCAGCACTTCGGCGTTCGGGTCGAAGCCGCGGATGTTGTGGTAGTAGACCGGGCGGCCTTCTTTCGCGGCTTTGGCGTCTACTTCCTTGATGGTGTTGAGGGTCTTGCCGTTGCCCTGCAGACCCGTGCGCAGGACGAACATCAGCCACCTGCCTTGTTCAGCAGGGCGAGGCTGGTGATGGTGCCGGTGACGCGATCCATACCGGCCAGCATCAGGCGGGCGATGATGGCGGCAATGATGATGTTGATCGCTACATCGACCTTGGCCATGCCGAGGATGGCCGCGACCGGTGGCGGGATGGCACCGAACAGGCCTTTGACGTAGCCGTCTACGGTGTCGATCAGCTGGCCGATACCGACATAGGCGACATAGGCAAAGCCCAGGGAGGCCAACGCCCGGAAGACCAGCCCGGAGACGATGGAGCCGAGGAAGGTGGCAAGCAGTGGTAGTAGTGGCATATCAAGACCCCTTGATTCCGCGTCCGATGGAGACTGCAAAGAAGATCGAAGCCAGGGCGACAATCAGCGGGCCGATGGCTTGGGCGAAGCGGCAGGCGGGTTCCCAGCTAAACGAGTAGCTGCGCCCCATGACGGAAAAGCTCTGAGGAGACGGGCAGGACTGCGGCAGCCAGCGGCCTTTGTTTACGGCTTCGGTAAACAGGCCGCTGACGGCGATGGGCTTCTCTTCAAGCTGGTAGTCCTCGCCGGCCAGCTCGCTCTCAATGTCGCGTTTGATCTGTTCGTCGTATTGCCATTGGCAGATCTGGTTCTTGTTGGCGCGCAGGATGGCGCACTGGATGACGTCGCCAGTGCACTTCAACTCGGTGTCACAGGCTTCACCCTCAACGCCGGGCTTGATGCACTGGTTCGGGTCCGTCTTGGGGTCGCAGTCATCATTACCTTTGCATTGATTGGGATCGGTCTTGGGATCGCAGTCGCCACCACCCGCACCCTTGCATTGATTCGGGTCGGTAGCGGGGTCGCATTCGTCATCCCCGGAGCCATCGCCGTCTCCATTCCCGTCACCTTCGCCATCTCCGTCGCCGTTCTCACCATCGCCGTCTTCGCCGTCACCATCATCGGGTGGACAGACTTCGCCAGTGCTGGGGTCGCAATCCTCGGGCGGCTTCGGTACGCAGGTAGTACCCGACCACACATGATCGTCACCGCAATCTGGGGGCGGGTCAGTTGGATCGGTAGGATCTGTCGGATCAGTCGGAGGCGTGCCGCCGGTGGGGTTATCGCCCGGTTGGCATTCAGCGCCGGTGTACTTGCCTACCCCCCAGCAAACGCCGGTTTCAGCCCCTTCCGATACCGGGGCACATTGCGAGGTGCCGAGTTCGATACGGCAACCGGCCTCACAACCATGTTCGATAGGACCGAGGCCGTTGAGGTCGGGACGCAGCATTGACCAGGTGGTGTCCTGGCCTGCCTTGGATTCGCATTGAGAGGGGGCTTCACACCCACCCGTTTGAGGGTTGTAGTTTTGCCCCTCGCAGCCATCACCTCGCCGTTGAGCTGAGTTGCTCCACCGACCATACGGCTCAAGTTGACCACTATAAGGGTTGCGATTGAATCCGAGTGTCTCGCACGTAAAGGACGTGTCACTGACCTTGATGGTTTTGTGTTCGAGCTTTTCATAACTGGCGGAATGGATGGCCGCGTAATATTGATGGTTCGCAGCACAAGCGGACACCGCACTTGGGTAGCGGGTGTTTGCCGGCTCGGGGAAGGAGACGACCCAGTAATAGACTTCAGCCTGGGCTGAAGACACCCCACCGAACAGCACGCCGAGCAGGACAAACAGTGCAGTGATAATCCGTGGCAATCCACCCTGGCGCATCTCACACCCGCCCAAAAAACAAAGCCCAGAACGCCATGACGATGATGATGGTGGTCAGCATGTTGGCGTCCATGAAAAGCCCTTATGTGAAAAAGCCCGATAACGAGTTACCGGGCTGGTTGGTTGCAGCCGGCCTTACAGCGCGCGGCGGATGAACTTGAAGGCGGCGATGGCGATGATCACGCCGAGGACGATGCCCGCGACCTCGACGCCATCGGTCTGCGCATCAGTGAGGGCAGTGGTCACGCCGGACGGCAGGGCTGCATGGGCTTGCTGTACGGCCAGCAGGCCAACAGCGGCGGAAGCACCGAGCGAGCGGCGCAGGGTTTTCAGGTGTTGCATGGGTGTGTCTCCTACAGGTTGAGTGCCTTTTTCAGCACGAGAGCGCCGAAGACGATGGCGAACAGCACCAGGGCGTGTTCGCGGATCTGCGCATGGTCTTCAGCGGTTAGCCCGGTCGGGCTTATCTCACTGAGCGCGACGGTGGAGAGGGTGCCGACACAAACCGGGGTCTGGCCTGCGCTCTCCCATACGCCGTCGCACACAATGAAATTCATGGCGCCCCCTTACTCCGCCTGGCTGGGGTCGCGCAGAACCTCAGCCAGGTCGGTGCAGTCGGGGCAGATGACGAGGGCGGGCGCCTTGTTCAGATCGGGCAACAGGTCGGGCTGAGGGGCGGACTGGTTGTAGAGCTGGCCCATGGGCTGCCCACAGCAGTCGCACAGCACGCGATCAACGATCAGCACGGCGGCGCCCTCCCGTTAGGCCTTGGCCGCGTCCGGTTGAGCACCGGTCGGCTTGGGCTGTTGTTGGGAGCCTTGCGGGGCGGCAGGCTTGCCGGCCTGAGCGGGCTTGGCCGATTCGACGTGCAGGACGATGAACTTGCCGGCGTTCTTGGAGCCGCGTTCGATCTCGACGGTTACGCGGGCGGTTTCCAGCACGTCGAGGCCTTTGCAGGCGTTCCACACTTCTTCGCGGACGTCTTCGGAGACTTGCATCGAGAGCAGCGAAATACCCACGTCCTTTTCGCCGTCCGGTTCGTCGCCCAGGTACAGCTTCACCAGATCCACGTTGTCGAACTTCACGCGCTCAGCGCTGATGAATGCCAGTTCCATAGTGGTGCGTGCCATGTTGTGTTTCCTCGCTTGGTTGCGCCTTATTGCGCGGGTTTGCCTTTCAGCAGGCCGAGCGGGTCCACACGGGCAAACTTCGCGGTTTTTGCCCAGGTGGGGTTCTCGACTTGCCGAGGTTTTCAGTTAGCGCCGCTGGTACAGCGGGTTTGGTTCAACACCAAGGGCTTTGCCCTTGTCATCCCACTCTTGCCGCCGAGGGCTCGGGAGCGCGGGGCGGTGAAGCTGCCCCACACTCACGAGCGGAGGCTATTTAAGGTGGTGGGCGTTCAAGGGTGCGCTCCGCCCGTGCTTCCGTTCGCCGGATCGGTGAAGCGTGATCCGACGAGCCGGGAGCGCGGCCCTTGACCTGTTCAGCATCGGCGGCGTTGGACAGATCGCTGGGGGCGCACTGGTGAACGACCTTGGCCATTGCCTGATAGAAGTAGTCATCTACGGTCTCCAGCAACGAAACTGCTTGCCACGTACCGAACACGCAGCCGACAGCAAAACCGATAAAGCCCCAAGGCGCGGAATGCCAGAGCAGGGCGACCAGATAGCGGCCGAGGTGGAAAGAGACGGTCATGCGATCACCCCTAGAACGGAAACTCGTCCGTTGGTACGGAGGTGGCGGTTTGATAGGCAACGCTCCAGAACGCTGGCGGTCGGCGCGGTGGCTTGTGTTTCGCGCAGATGAAAGCCGGCTTCACTTGCCAACGTCCGGTCAATAAGTCCCTTAAGACGTGCACGGGGCGGCAATGGCTGCATGGTGTGGACGGGCAGGCTTCGGGTTGAACCATCGCGCGTCGGGACCAGCACACAGAGCAGTCGCAGTTGTCGGCGTGCGGCTGGCGAACGTACTGGCTCAGGCTTTTCATTGGCCGACACCTCTGGCTTTACCTGGGCGAAACTGGCTTGCAGGCGGGTGACAATTTCGGCGTTCAGGGAGCGGTTAGCCTGTTTGGCGGCTTGCTCTACCTGGGCGCGAAGGGCTGGCGGCATACGCAGCTTGAATTGCGGGTCAGTGCGGCTCATTTACTCACCTCCGGCTTTGCATTGAGGCGAAGGCGCTTGCAGGCCGCGCAGTTGTCCGGGCCATCGTCTTTAAGGTCGTAGAGATGGCCCGTATAGAGCCAATGACCACAGATGGATCGCGCATCAACAAAGTAGTGGGCTTTGCGTGCCAGCGCAGGGAAGCCCCAACCAGCTTTGTGAGTCGTCATGCCGTCCACTCCTGTTCCAGCAGCCAGGAGCGGAGCAGGGCGCTATTGACCATGCGACGCTTGCCTAGCTTTACGGTGGGGAGAACGCCTTTCATTGCCCAGGCACGTGCGGTGCCGTAGCTAAGGCCGTTTCGGTCGGCCCAGGACTCGACGGTTTCCACGTCCTGTTGCGGGCCTATCAGCTTCGAAGGTTCCAGCTCTTCCAGTTCCATGCTCGTTCCGTCACTATTCGTGTCATTAGGACAAAATGTCCTAACGACAAATTATTTGTCGTCGTCAGCAATCCTAATGACAAAATATTTGTCTATCAAATAATTTGTCATTGCTTTTTAGAGCATTTTGGAATGATCGAGGAGAGGCTTAGAACTCTTGTCCGCCACATCGGCGCATCGAGGCTGGCTCAGGTAACTACGATCAAAAATCGTCGTAGATGGCAGACGGTGGCCACCGAGATGAAGGTGAAGACCCGAATCGAGGATCTAGAAGAGCTACTCAAAGCCTTCCCTCAATACGAGCTATGGCTCTGGAAAGGTGAGGTAGATCCTTCTAGAGGCCAGGTTTCACCTGGATATGAAGACGCCGATTCAAACTTGCACGATCAAAGCGCGGGATAGCGATTACAGAAGAAGTGGCCAAGCGCTGGTTTAGGCGTGGCAAGTAGATAGGGATATAAGCAATGGCAAGATTTCTCAATACAAGCGCAACAAACTATTTTCTGGAAGAGCTGATCAAGAATGCCAAGGAAAGGCTGGTTCTCATAAGCCCATTTCTCAAGCTAAATGATCGAATAAAAGAACTTCTTATAGATAAAGATCGATTAAAAATCGATGTGCGCATTGTGTACGGTAAGAGCGAGCTTCAGCCGGAAGAGATACGATGGCTGAATGAGCTGGCATATGTACGAACTAGCTTCTGCAAAAATCTACATGCAAAGTGCTATTTGAATGAAGAGCTGTGCATTATTGGTAGCCTGAATTTGTATGAGTTTAGCCAGGTTAACAATAACGAAATGGGCGTACTGATTGAGCGCGGCTCAGATATTGAGCTGTATAAAGATGCCTATGAAGAAGCGCAGAGAATAATCAGGATCAGCGAAGAGGTTAGGATCAGTCTTGAGCGAGTCAGCAATGACTCCGAGAAGGATGAGGATGGCTCAGATGACGAGAAGACGACCAAGCTAACCTCTTCGAAACTAGGGCAGCGATACAAGCTAAAGGCAGCAGAGTTCCTAGAGAAAATGGTCGAGTTGGAATATCTAGAGTTGAATGGCGGCAAGCATCAACTAACAAAGAAAGGTGTGGATATTGGTGGTGAGCTCAAAGTAAGCCCGAAGTTTGGCGCTTATTTTTTGTGGCCTGAAGATATGAAATTGTAATTTTGTCATTTCTCATGCGGGAAATTAAGGCAAAGGTGCGGCTATAGGCTGCACCTTCCAAAATAGTCGTTAGCAATGAGCATATCAGGCTTTGTACTTCTCGTAAGCGTCTAGATACAGGCGGTCTGACTCATCGCGAAACTGACTACGCTTTTGGTGGAGATCCAAGAGTTTTTCACTAATGCTCTTATATATAATCTGGTGCGCTTGATTTTTTAGTTCTACATCGTTGTATTCATCTATCTCGAATCCGTCCTCCAAGGCTGAGTTAACTAATCTCAACAGGACAGTCTTGTCAATTTTATCGATGCTTTCATATCCACCGTCGGCAGTTGCAAAGTAGCCTTGGCTGTTCTCAATTTTTAATATTTTCATACCCATTCCTTCTGTCCACATAAGCGGCTTCACCCGCTTCTAGTGAGTCCATGGTTGCTTGAAAGTTATTGATTCTTTTGCCATCAGTAGATATTAGCTCTTTGTCAGATGGGTGGCCCGAATATCTTCTGTAAATGATTCCATCTTTGCTGGCTTCTTTGGAAGTAAAGATAATGTAATCTGCCTTGATGGAAGCTCCAACTACACTATTGTGCGTAACAATGATGACAGGCATGGTTTTAGATATCTCTTTTAACATTTGATTAACTTCACTCTTTAAGAAAAGGTTGTCAAAAGAGGATTCAGGCTCGTCTATCAATAGATAGTCGTAATTTTGAGCATTTTTTATTTCTTGCAATAATCTGAACTCTGACCTTTCTCCTCCGGAGACTTTGAATCCATCCTTGTTTAATATTTCATACTCGATACAGGTGAAATACTTGTAGAGCTCAGAAGGAGCGAGTTGTTCGTTGTCTTTCAGCGCGGCAAGGTACTTATACGGCTGGCTGTATGATTCAAATGCATTGCTAAATGCAATGTTGCGGCCGCTTGCAGTTTTGACTTCTCCGGGCCTGGCAAATGCTCGCTGTTTCCCTACAACCTTGAATCCTTGAAAGCTCTCTTCGAATATTATTTTCTCCCGCTGTATGAATTCGGTGATTTCAGTAAATCTTTTGATCTTTTTGCGATCATACATGACCTGATAAAGGTCAACGTCTTTAATTTGGGTGGCAGAGGTTCTTAGCTGAAGTTTGTTCCTAATATCTTTGATAGTGTCATTGGTGAGGTTTCTTTTCTTTCTTTCGTAAGCTTTAGTCCAAAGAAGCTCTATTAACTCACAAGCCAGTGCCTTTAGTGAGCTAATGTTGATATGCTTGTCTATAATGTTTCTATATTCAATGTTTTCAATTAGTTGGATAGTGGACTTTATAAGGTCACTAAGAGCTAGATCTTCACCAACTTCATATAGCGTCTCGTTGAATAGCGCTACCTTAGAGAAAGCGTCAAATTTCTGTACTTCCTCAGCTGATTTTAAAAGGCTTTCTAAATAGTCTGTAACTTTGCGTTGATTGACT
The sequence above is drawn from the Pseudomonas sp. Z8(2022) genome and encodes:
- a CDS encoding phosphotransferase; its protein translation is MKKIDLHMHTIPTFSDSHFNFSLDKLREYVVSAELDAIAITNHDMFDLGQFNEISETLDCIVFPGIEINLESGHILIISENENLEEFQLKSNLVSSKITKVGDFISTSDLIQIFGDLNKYLVIPHYDKRPSLHTETIKKLREFISTGEVDSPKKFVRLAKDNTELTPVIFSDLRISDSLKKFPTRQTYVDCGDLSLKSLKFSLLDRTKVALSESDGNSLFQIFEDGQKLSTGLNIILGSRSSGKTVTLSQINDDYENVKYIRQFSLVQRDDTEYEKEFNADIARQKSIFADNHLAPFKSVIDDVINIDIEVNQRKVTDYLESLLKSAEEVQKFDAFSKVALFNETLYEVGEDLALSDLIKSTIQLIENIEYRNIIDKHINISSLKALACELIELLWTKAYERKKRNLTNDTIKDIRNKLQLRTSATQIKDVDLYQVMYDRKKIKRFTEITEFIQREKIIFEESFQGFKVVGKQRAFARPGEVKTASGRNIAFSNAFESYSQPYKYLAALKDNEQLAPSELYKYFTCIEYEILNKDGFKVSGGERSEFRLLQEIKNAQNYDYLLIDEPESSFDNLFLKSEVNQMLKEISKTMPVIIVTHNSVVGASIKADYIIFTSKEASKDGIIYRRYSGHPSDKELISTDGKRINNFQATMDSLEAGEAAYVDRRNGYENIKN